In Tenacibaculum pacificus, a single window of DNA contains:
- the ribB gene encoding 3,4-dihydroxy-2-butanone-4-phosphate synthase produces MTTQTSAKVQLNSIEEAIQDIKDGKVIIVVDDEDRENEGDFLAAAEKVTPEMVNFMATHGRGLICTPLTEDRCKELELNMMVNNNTDPMETGFTVSVDLRGKGVTTGISASDRAITIKALIDSDTKPADLARPGHIFPLRAKNGGVLRRTGHTEAAIDFARLAGLEPAGVIVEIMNDDGSMARLPQLLKVAKKFDLKIVSIEDLVAYRMEHDSLIEKKEDFDIQTRFGEFRLRAYQQTTNNQLHIALTKGTWTKKDPVLTRINSTLINNDILGTLTSNADKKLDKMFKVMNDEGKGAVLFINQQSQSLNLLNRLRGLKDNQAKGEMKAPKVIMDNRDFGIGAQILHDLHISKLRLVSNSQPKTKRVGMIGYGLEIVDYVNY; encoded by the coding sequence ATGACAACACAAACATCCGCTAAAGTTCAATTAAATTCGATTGAAGAAGCTATACAAGATATTAAAGACGGAAAAGTTATAATTGTAGTAGATGATGAAGACCGTGAAAATGAAGGTGATTTTTTAGCTGCTGCTGAAAAAGTAACTCCTGAGATGGTTAACTTTATGGCTACTCACGGTAGAGGCTTAATATGTACGCCACTTACCGAAGACCGTTGTAAAGAATTAGAGTTAAACATGATGGTTAACAACAATACCGACCCTATGGAAACTGGTTTTACTGTTTCTGTAGATTTACGTGGTAAAGGTGTTACCACTGGTATTTCTGCTTCTGATAGAGCTATCACTATAAAAGCTTTAATTGACTCTGATACAAAACCAGCCGATCTTGCCCGTCCTGGACATATTTTTCCTTTAAGAGCAAAAAATGGAGGTGTATTAAGAAGAACTGGGCATACTGAAGCTGCCATTGATTTTGCTCGTTTAGCAGGATTAGAACCAGCAGGAGTTATTGTTGAAATAATGAATGATGATGGTAGCATGGCACGCTTGCCTCAACTTTTGAAGGTTGCTAAAAAATTCGATTTAAAAATTGTTTCTATTGAAGATTTGGTTGCCTACAGAATGGAACATGATTCTTTAATTGAAAAGAAAGAAGACTTTGATATTCAAACTCGTTTTGGTGAATTTCGCTTAAGAGCTTATCAACAAACGACCAATAATCAACTTCATATTGCCTTAACAAAAGGTACTTGGACTAAAAAAGACCCTGTTTTAACAAGAATAAATTCTACATTAATTAATAATGATATTCTTGGAACATTAACTAGTAATGCTGATAAAAAACTAGATAAAATGTTTAAAGTAATGAATGATGAAGGTAAAGGAGCGGTTCTTTTTATCAATCAACAAAGTCAGTCTTTAAACTTATTAAACCGATTACGAGGATTAAAAGATAACCAAGCTAAAGGAGAAATGAAAGCTCCGAAAGTTATAATGGATAATAGAGATTTCGGTATTGGTGCGCAAATATTACACGACTTACATATTAGTAAATTACGTTTAGTTTCTAATAGTCAGCCAAAAACCAAACGTGTTGGTATGATTGGTTACGGTTTAGAAATTGTCGATTATGTAAATTATTAA
- a CDS encoding LptF/LptG family permease, producing MKTLDKYILKSFIKPFLATFLIILFVLVMQTLWLAFESFAGKGISIGIILKFLWYTTLLVTPQALPIGVLLSSIMTLGSLSENYEFAATKSAGISLPRMVRPLIFLTIFLSGLNFIFLNNVYPYAMLKQLNMRVNIKKKQPSIALVAGSFNTELPNFQIKFDEKYGEKDNLLKQVMIYDLSSKKGNNKIITAKKGEIISEEGSRYMTLVLEDGQYFEHHINNGASLKERQKMPASYASFDQYTINIDISSFNKDDMGTEKYTRQYNMLSLSQLKDTIPTIKKSYDAFIASRAKNLLASINTKDLHAYPDSLINKKLEINILDNFNITEKKSILNNANSKINRKLNNNKSNKQTLKNKRKALNLYDIEFYNRVAFSLSCLLLFFIGAPLGSIIRKGGMGLPMILAIAIYVLYFFTNTFGKNLAEESSITAITGSWLSLCLMLPLAILLTIRASKDKGLFDFKSFISRLSNLFKNLFSKKEKTT from the coding sequence GTGAAAACATTAGATAAATACATTTTAAAAAGCTTTATAAAGCCTTTTTTAGCAACATTTTTAATTATACTGTTTGTTTTAGTAATGCAAACTTTGTGGCTTGCTTTTGAAAGTTTTGCAGGTAAAGGAATTAGCATCGGAATTATTTTAAAATTCCTATGGTACACTACGCTACTTGTTACACCACAAGCACTACCTATTGGAGTACTACTTTCTTCAATAATGACTTTAGGTAGTTTATCTGAAAATTACGAGTTTGCTGCAACAAAATCTGCTGGTATATCATTACCTAGAATGGTACGTCCTTTAATTTTTTTAACTATATTTTTAAGTGGGTTAAACTTTATTTTTTTAAACAATGTGTATCCGTATGCTATGCTAAAACAGCTAAACATGAGGGTTAACATCAAAAAGAAACAACCATCAATAGCTTTAGTTGCTGGTAGTTTTAATACAGAATTACCTAATTTTCAGATTAAATTTGATGAAAAATACGGTGAAAAAGACAACCTTCTAAAACAAGTTATGATTTACGATTTATCTTCTAAAAAAGGTAATAATAAAATTATAACAGCAAAAAAAGGTGAAATTATTTCTGAAGAAGGAAGTCGATATATGACCTTAGTTTTAGAAGATGGGCAATATTTTGAACATCATATAAATAATGGAGCATCGCTTAAAGAACGACAAAAAATGCCCGCTTCGTATGCTTCTTTTGATCAATACACCATAAATATTGATATATCATCTTTTAATAAAGATGACATGGGTACAGAAAAATATACCAGGCAATACAATATGTTAAGCCTTTCTCAATTAAAAGATACTATACCTACTATTAAAAAAAGTTATGATGCTTTTATTGCTAGTCGTGCTAAAAACTTATTAGCAAGTATTAATACTAAAGATTTACACGCATATCCAGACTCATTAATTAATAAAAAACTAGAAATAAATATTCTTGATAACTTTAATATTACAGAAAAGAAAAGTATATTAAACAATGCCAATTCTAAAATTAACAGAAAACTAAATAATAACAAGTCTAATAAGCAAACACTAAAAAATAAAAGAAAAGCACTTAACTTATATGATATTGAGTTTTATAATAGGGTTGCCTTTTCACTTTCTTGTTTATTATTGTTCTTTATAGGCGCTCCCTTAGGATCAATAATTAGAAAAGGAGGAATGGGATTACCTATGATTTTAGCTATTGCCATATACGTACTTTATTTTTTTACGAATACTTTTGGGAAAAATTTAGCAGAAGAAAGTTCAATCACAGCTATAACAGGTTCTTGGTTAAGTCTCTGTTTAATGTTACCTTTAGCCATTCTATTAACAATTAGAGCAAGTAAAGATAAAGGATTATTCGATTTTAAAAGTTTTATTAGCCGACTTAGTAACCTATTTAAAAACCTATTCTCCAAAAAGGAGAAAACAACATAA
- a CDS encoding LolA family protein, with the protein MRKLTLLCIGLFISLNTIAQNTSSEAKNLLDEVSTKMGAYTNMVIDFNSSLINKEAGIINDPPIRGEITLSGEKYNLNYLGNNFVFDGKKLAVINKEEKEVTVSDNDLDEEDGFIYPSKLLTFYKEGYNFSIGKLKNNNGRKVQFIDLTPIDSKSDIIKVQLGIDAKTKHIYKLVQIGSNGAETTFTITKFKSNQPISTNLFSFDKEKYLKQGYFID; encoded by the coding sequence ATGAGAAAATTAACATTATTATGTATCGGATTATTTATTAGTTTAAATACTATAGCTCAAAATACTTCTTCTGAAGCTAAAAATCTATTAGATGAAGTTTCTACAAAAATGGGAGCCTACACAAATATGGTTATCGACTTTAATTCTTCTTTAATTAATAAAGAAGCTGGTATTATTAACGACCCTCCTATACGAGGTGAAATTACACTTTCAGGCGAAAAATATAATTTAAATTATTTAGGTAATAATTTTGTTTTTGATGGTAAAAAACTAGCCGTTATAAATAAAGAAGAAAAAGAAGTTACTGTTTCAGATAATGATTTAGATGAAGAAGATGGATTTATTTATCCTTCTAAATTATTAACTTTTTACAAAGAAGGTTATAATTTTTCAATAGGAAAATTAAAAAACAATAATGGTCGTAAAGTTCAGTTTATCGATTTAACACCTATTGATAGTAAATCAGATATTATTAAAGTACAATTAGGTATTGATGCTAAAACAAAACATATTTATAAACTAGTTCAAATAGGCTCTAACGGAGCAGAAACAACTTTTACAATAACTAAGTTTAAAAGTAATCAGCCAATTTCAACAAATTTATTTTCATTCGATAAAGAAAAATACTTAAAACAAGGTTATTTTATAGACTAA